In Calonectris borealis chromosome 8, bCalBor7.hap1.2, whole genome shotgun sequence, the genomic stretch TAAAGGGGCCGCGCCAGGTACACGCTGCCGCTCTTTGGGTGAGTAGGGACCTTACAATCCGGGTGTAAGTATGCAAAGCGTAAATGTCAGGAGAAAGGTCTATTACACAGCAAAGCGCATTGGCCTCGCGTGTTATGGTGTGTGTGAGACCTTCCCTGACGCGtagttgttttcatttctgagcaAGGATGAAGCAACACCGAAGCACCTCCAAGCAGAGGCTATTGAGGACTGAAGGAGTTGTACAGCAGTTCCTTGTCTTCGGGTAACCTCTCACAACCAGGAATTCAACCTCATCTTTATGCTTGTTGCTCACAGATCAACCTCTGTAATTTAAATCTGTTTCCTGCCCAAACTAGTTTCTTCTGGAAATATGAATAATAATCTCCAGTACAATGGGTTTTGCCACCTGATTCGAAGTTGGAGAGGAGCTTTGCCATAAGcttttatacaaaataatttcaggCTTCAGATAAAATAGTAGCGATGAAAACCTGTCTCCCAACAAACACATACATTGTTCGTAAAGAGAATACAGTTGTTTTCTGTTTCGGGATACAAAGTAGAGAGTGATACAATTACCCTgtccaagtaaaataaaattataaagagTTTACAGTTAAACCTTTTCAGGAATTGCTGATTTACGTACAGCAgctttaaataatatttgttcACAAACTACCAAAACATAAACATTAAGGAACAGTTGCTAAAATAATTTATGTTTCCGCCATTAGAAGATGACAAAATATTCTACAAACATTACCAAACACAATTTTGCCTGTTTAAGGACTACATGGCAAAGGTCAGTTATAGTCCCAATTTTTTAGGACGTTGATGTAGAGAAAGTAAATTACGTGCTCGGGATCCAAAAAGAACAGAATCAAAAATCCTTGTGTTCTGAATTTAACCACTTAAAAATCTAATCTGcttagaagaaataatttatataattatgaaaacagaaattagcTTAGATAAGTAAAGGAAGGGACTAGTACTGTAATTCTTAGTCCATGACATGTTTCTTCCACCTCCTAATGTCTTTTGGAGCTTCCAGGCTGTTCTTTCCATTAACAAATTCACTCATTCACTCCAACCTGAGTATCACCAGATGTCTTGtctttaccttctttttctcATTCCATCTGCATTTATGATAGGAACTGTCTTCCTTTCTCCTGTCTGGGCTCAGACAGTGAAAACTTTCAGGCAACAGACTGATCCCCTGCTCTCAGATCCCATTCTTGGCCTGCCCTGCTGTACTCAAGAGCCGCAGCCGCAAGGGAAGCCTCGCTGCGCCGCTTCGCTCCTAGTATGGAGAGGCCGGGTGGTTGAGTTGGCACTGACTCAACATTGGCATCAGAAACTGCAAAGACAAAATCCCAGCAAGAACAGACTCTTCAGGGATTTAAAGCAACAAACTCAAAGGGTTTCTACTGAGCCTGTGCAAACTGAAATTTTTCAAAGCTGGATTTTCAGAGAAATAGTATTGCTGGTACAAAAGCAGTTCATCTTCCAAAGGCCTTTTCCAGAACAGACGACCTGACACAAAAATCCTCAGGTAGCAGTCAGCATCGGCCACACCACGTGCATCTTCTTACTTGCACCCTCACAGACACGTCGTTTTGGTTgatacattttgaaaacaagattTTAGCTTCATGTGGACAACGTGTGTTAACTCCAACCCAAATACTAAAAAGTCTGAAAAGTTTTAACGAAATACTATAGCAATAATAAGAGAAGTTGTAACTGGCATTTGTACAGCACATCCCGCAGGTGGTGCCATCAGTCCGGCCAGCAATGGTTCTCGCAATTAGCTCCAGCCGTTAATAGACAATCTGGTTTCTTCCTATGGGAGCCTATGCACAGGATTTAACTGAGTTGTATTTATCCCAAGTGCTTGACAAGCCGGCATTATGTTACTGAAATCATTTGGGACAAAGCATTcacaaatattcttttaaattcattttgacTCAAATgttctttgaaattaatttaaaccCTAAGcattttttcatgtaaatttcTAATGTGCTCAGAAAACTCAGTTTGTGCTCAAAACCGCTGGAATTGGATAGCGTGCATGTTTTGTATAAGTATCGTAATATCACGTCTGGCTTAAATTCATCCATAGAGAACTGGGGTTTGCCGCGTGTTGTTAATTGCTTACCAGTCTCCGTGTTTTCAACAACCCTGGCACTGTCTGCTGGGACACACCGGGATGCGGGTTCCGTCTCTTCAGAAAGCATCTGTGAGATCTCTTGTGTGCCACGAAAAAGAACGGTTGCTGGTAACGGTCACTAGCAGCAACCCCCCCGTTCTAAAATGGAGTTGGAAATTACTTAGCTGTTAATCCGAGATAAAAACACGCAGGCAACAAGGTGGGGAATTGGTAAAACAGCCCTGGCTTCTAGGCCATGCATTGTGTATTAATGTATACGGTAATGTCTCACCTTATGGATTTGATTGTCCTGAACAAGGCCTCAGAAATATGTATCCAATGGTGCAAAACTCTGAaagtaaaatactaaaaatgtgtTACTGCTTAAAGCTTGTGAATTGTCAGTCTCTGGTGATCCCGTGAGGGAGAGATGAGGCAGTGCAAGCGAACACGCGGACTTCCACCGCCGAGCGGCCTCAGAGCCGTGCCGGGGGCGGCGCTGGTCGGTACCTCGCGGGTGGCGGGGTCGGAGGAGGAGCCGGGCAATTGGCGGCCCCGCGGGCTCGGGCCCGGGGAGCGGGctcggccccgccgggcggcgccGCATCGACCACTCGGCGCTCGCGGAAGGGGCCGGTATCGATCGCTCGGCGCTCGCGGGCGGCCCTGTCAGCTCCGGCATGGCCGGGCTCATCAACTtcgaggacgaggaggaggtgAGGGGCTACTTGGAGACTTTGCACGTCGAGTACAGCTACCAGTGCTTCAAGGAGAAGGACCCGGACGGTAAGcggcacccccgggaccccctgcccgccgcccgcgggcCGGCGGGAGCCTCAAGCCCCTCACCGGTGCCTTGCAGGCTGCCAGCGCCTCGCCGACTATCTGGATGCCGTGAAGAAGGACTTCGTGGCGGCGGCGCGGGTGCTGCGCGACAACTGCGAGGCGCACGGGCACAGCGAGAGCTGCTACAAGCTGGGGGCCTACCAGGCCATCGGCAAAGGTGAGCCGGGGGGGGGCAGGCCTGGCGCTCGTGTCGCTGCCTCCGCTTCCCCGCCGTCTCGGTACCCCGCCGGGgactcccctccctgctcccatgCCTTCAGTTGCCTCTAAACCCCCCCCGCGTGGCCCCGTCACACTCGTGCCTGAGGCACTGGTGGCTTGGCACAGTGGTGGGGGAGTTGCGGGTTCTTCACCCGCGCACAGAGGAGGCCGGTCTGTGGCGGCCCTGCCAGCAGCGTGAACTCCTCAGTGTACGGGCACCGGCGCGGCGAGGGTGCCTGGTGCCTGTGGGAATACAGCTCCTGCTTTTCCAAAGGTGCTGAACACCCGCATTTCCTCCTGACCTTGAAAACTACCTGTCCTGCCCCTTTTATGGTCACATAATGAAAGCTGGGGAAGGGTGGAAAACCTTTAATTGCTTCCTTCTGAAGAATCAACTTTAGGTTAaccacatgtattttttttttataattatgtcTGTATAAGTGGTAAGTATATTCAGTACTGAATGTTGCTGTGTGtcctgtttttaaaatttggattTCTTCCTGTCTGGCTGTTCTTTTTTAGAGAAAGTAAGGAAGAAATAAACTTACAGACTGGTAACACTGCGTACAGTCACATAAGTAGGCCCCAAGTCTGCCCAACATGTATCTGCTGGTACAGTAACGGGAAGCAGTTAAACTAGCGAGTCTTCTTCCAAATGACAATGCTGGGAAGGAACATATTTTTACTGTAGTTCAAAACTAGTAACAATCTTAGTGTACCTGTAGGTATACTTGCAAAAGAATACTTTGCCTAGTGTAAGCTATTAAATCCATAGATGTAATAGTGGAAAgaatgttttgtgggtttggttcacctttttttttttttgtctgcataaGTTGTGATTGCTGGGGAGTGGAGGAGGGCTTCCTAACTTGAAGACATTAGCAAAACCTTGTAATTGAGACAATGATAGTGTCTCTCAAGTCCTAAATTTTGTCTGTAGCATCTGAAGTGAGGGATGCTGTGTTTTCCAAAGAGCACTGGGAAGCATGCTGCAAAGCGGAGAGCTCCCATCTGTTTTAGCCTGTCCTTCCAGTAATCTTTTGGTTTCTTGGCTAACAGGTGGACTTGACCCAGATTTGAAAGCTGCCTACAACTCTTTTATGAAGTCATGTGCGAAAGGTGGGAAGAAGTCAGTAAATGCGTGTCATAACGTTGGGCTATTGGCCCATGATGGGAGAGTAAACGATGATAAATCTGACCCTGTTGTCGCTAGGGACTATTACACAAAAGCCTGTGATGGCAATTTTGCTCCTAGCTGCTTCAACCTCAGTGTAATATACCTCCAGGGAGCACCTGGGGTCCCTAAGGACATGAACCATGCTTTGAAGTACTCGCTGAAAGGGTGTGAGCTGGGTCACATATGGGCTTGTGCCAATGCCAGTCGAATGTACAAACTGGGAGATGGCATTGAGAAGAACGATGCTAAGGCAGAGGATTTGAAAAACAGGGCAAAACAGTTGCATAAAGAACAGAAGGAAGCCTCAAGTTCTTTAACATTTGGGCAGTAAAACTGTCAGTTGCAGTTATTAAGACTGCAGTTTTAAATGGCAAGTGAACTTGTTAGTTAAATTGTGAGCATACAGTTTTCacttacaataaataaatatcctgtaagcatttgcatatgcaaataaaCTTATATTTTTGTGGATGCAACAA encodes the following:
- the COA7 gene encoding cytochrome c oxidase assembly factor 7, giving the protein MAGLINFEDEEEVRGYLETLHVEYSYQCFKEKDPDGCQRLADYLDAVKKDFVAAARVLRDNCEAHGHSESCYKLGAYQAIGKGGLDPDLKAAYNSFMKSCAKGGKKSVNACHNVGLLAHDGRVNDDKSDPVVARDYYTKACDGNFAPSCFNLSVIYLQGAPGVPKDMNHALKYSLKGCELGHIWACANASRMYKLGDGIEKNDAKAEDLKNRAKQLHKEQKEASSSLTFGQ